A portion of the Oncorhynchus masou masou isolate Uvic2021 chromosome 11, UVic_Omas_1.1, whole genome shotgun sequence genome contains these proteins:
- the prlra gene encoding prolactin receptor a, with protein sequence MMWRDVGVTLILSLILPVVAQGARHTPPGKPKLTSCRSPDKETFTCWWEAGSDGGRPTTYSLFYHKENSETVYECPDYHTAGANSCFFNKNETSIWVNYNITVVATNALGNNFSDPVDVDVVYIVQPHTPENVTVGVLEDEDGPFLRVSWEPPRKADTRSGWITLIYELRVKLEEAEEWEEHRAGQQKMFNIFSLHSGGVYMVQVRCKPDHGFWSEWSTASYVKVPDYIPRERSMWILIAVFSAFIFLILTWIITLNRSSVKHCLLPPVPGPKIKGFDQQLLKKGKPEEVFNSLVVQSFPPRSTDYEDLLVEYLEVYVNEKQELMPEGKDLQEVGCLKSKSQSDNDSGRGSCDSHTLLMEKCGGVESKDESSYEEPELLQGQAGSWERLERGDSQVVDTPDSSDGRVKTWPLVFSPSIHGSSDNHHYGTLEMPKQHSTSEITYSIPDHLFATSTSFPHHHHPEYRDSLGEYSDYRRSRSPSTGVAYRWEAQHHPQAHSNFNIRNLEHQKEATGLGLPPSRSMEYVEVQKVNQENQLVLKPLSSHGRGLFQVQFGRAGVDYSKVNGVNNDNVLLLQRQREMAEAGQYCDYRAKEGASAERYPTQQQGKTAKDGPVATQLQESTCLTTSGYVDTAPTMSTF encoded by the exons GCCACACCCCCCCAGGAAAGCCCAAGCTGACCAGCTGTAGGTCCCCAGATAAGGAGACCTTCACCTGCTGGTGGGAGGCAGGCTCTGATGGGGGGCGACCCACCACCTACTCCCTCTTCTACCACAAAGAGAA ctCTGAAACAGTCTATGAGTGTCCAGACTACCATACAGCGGGGGCCAACTCCTGTTTCTTCAACAAGAATGAAACGTCCATCTGGGTCAACTACAACATCACTGTAGTGGCCACCAACGCCCTCGGCAACAACTTCTCTGACCCTGTGGATGTAGACGTGGTCTATATAG TCCAGCCACACACACCAGAGAACGTGACGGTAGGGGTGTTGGAGGACGAAGATGGTCCCTTCCTCAGGGTGTCATGGGAACCGCCCCGTAAGGCCGACACACGTTCCGGTTGGATCACCCTCATCTATGAGCTCAGGGTAAAactggaggaggcggaggagtGGGAG GAGCACCGCGCAGGCCAGCAGAAAATGTTCAACATCTTCAGCCTGCACTCTGGTGGTGTCTACATGGTGCAGGTCCGTTGTAAGCCAGACCACGGCTTCTGGAGCGAGTGGAGCACCGCCAGCTATGTCAAAGTTCCAGACT ACATACCCCGGGAACGATCCATGTGGATCCTGATAGCCGTCTTCTCTGCCTTCATCTTCTTGATTCTCACATGGATTATCACCTTGAACAGAAGCAG tgTGAAGCACTGTCTACTACCTCCCGTTCCTGGACCTAAAATAAAAGGATTTGATCAACAGCTTCTCAAG AAGGGCAAGCCAGAAGAGGTATTCAACTCCTTGGTAGTCCAAAGTTTCCCCCCGAGGTCTACTGACTACGAGGATCTGCTGGTGGAATACCTGGAAGTGTACGTCAACGAGAAACAGGAACTGATGCCGGAAGGAAAAGACCTCCAAGAGGTTGGCTGCCTCAAGTCCAAGAGCCAATCGGACAACGACTCGGGCCGGGGCAGCTGTGACAGCCACACCTTGCTGATGGAGAAGTGTGGAGGTGTGGAGTCCAAGGACGAGTCGAGCTACGAGGAACCCGAGCTACTGCAAGGCCAGGCGGGGTCTtgggagaggctggagaggggagacagcCAGGTGGTGGACACCCCAGATTCATCAGATGGGAGGGTTAAGACCTGGCCATTAGTCTTCTCCCCGTCAATCCATGGATCCTCCGACAACCACCACTATGGTACACTTGAGATGCCCAAGCAGCACAGCACAAGTGAGATAACATACAGCATCCCAGATCATCTCTTCGCCACATCCACCTCctttccccaccaccaccacccagagTACAGAGACAGCCTGGGAGAGTACAGCGATTACCGTCGCAGCAGATCCCCATCCACTGGAGTTGCATACCGCTGGGAGGCCCAGCACCACCCCCAGGCCCACAGCAACTTCAACATCCGCAATCTGGAGCACCAGAAAGAAGCCACGGGGCTTGGGCTGCCCCCCTCCCGGTCCATGGAGTACGTGGAGGTCCAGAAAGTGAACCAGGAGAACCAGCTGGTCCTGAAGCCCCTCTCCAGCCACGGCCGGGGCCTCTTCCAGGTGCAGTTCGGCAGGGCCGGGGTGGACTACAGTAAAGTAAACGGGGTGAACAATGACAACGTGCTCTTGCTgcagaggcagagggagatggCTGAGGCTGGGCAGTACTGTGACTACCGGGCTAAGGAGGGGGCTTCGGCTGAGAGATATCCCACACAGCAGCAGGGCAAGACGGCCAAAGACGGACCTGTAGCTACCCAGCTCCAGGAGAGCACGTGCCTGACCACCAGTGGCTATGTGGACACTGCCCCCACGATGTCCACCTTCTAG